A genomic segment from Synchiropus splendidus isolate RoL2022-P1 chromosome 18, RoL_Sspl_1.0, whole genome shotgun sequence encodes:
- the LOC128750129 gene encoding IQ motif and SEC7 domain-containing protein 2-like isoform X2: MFLLAGVCSLCPLLCPRSSGSWSPLRSVEGDPQCAEALTFSDPSFEHPPPFHRYSNSPLTSPCDPYSSSSSIGPLGLSHTHAQGSSPISPPSPASLAWAQRTRHQPASLALRKQEEEESKRCKALSDSYELSTDLQDKKVEMLERKYGGQFVSRRAARIIQTAFRRYRMNKNFERLRSSASESRMTRRIILSNMRMQYSFDDRQPHAHGSVGQQGSEEAGDMDDSFSKQVKSLADSMDDSLTCQSGREDSQEAGGDGEEDDEEDEEEEEEEEEEGEEDEEDEEEDYRQCTWRNNARHVTGRAGGVGRVGIGGGAAMHEDSTTTSFSDVTLYMDDGCLPSSPLSRPPSSPLSHPNSSSDTEYWGGGGGGREDSRETEGGSNNSRRSSTPCTECRGEYRGRAGGGGGGGHLPVLTIEPPSDSSVDMSDRSERGSIGRLVYEQDSAGVERERERERRGGEGESGEDERGGGAGSSEADSPQGTIKHKPNGRSVATAQGQTRSPAPVPLPIPSARTLPSHPLPHPLQHTHQHPPPIPHLPTILHHHPQYNQPHIMHMHHGHGGASYGQHHFTQHHYHHLHHQHHHPYAESPSSPLPSPVPPLTPLSPLPPPLTPSPLSSSSSALPNMESQQHGHHHHHMHHHHLLCSDGDNESVNSTTTNSNDDTTVNNCSSGSSSRDSLREPIGGASVGKQTYQRESHHSWDSPAFNNDVVQRRQYRIGLNLFNKKPEKGIQYLIERGFVSDTPVGIARFILERKGLSRQMIGEFLGSRQQFNKDVLDCVLDEMDFSGMDLDDALRKFQAQIKVQGEAQRVERLVEAFSQRYCVCNPVLIRQFQNPDTIFILAFAIILLNTDMYSPNVKPERKMKLEDFIKNLRGVDNGQDIPRDLLVAIYGRIQKWELRTNDDHVSQVQAVERMVVGKKPVLSLAHRRLVCCCQLFEVPDPNRAQRSSVHQREVFLFNDLLMVTKIFQKKKTSVTYSFRQSFPLVDMQVHTFQNTYYPHGIRLTSANPGGERKVLIIFTAPSQQDRARFTSDLKESIAEVQDMEKYRVESELEKQKGVMRPGMLTGGPGSCGITGGGTSASGGALKGDVVNGTLGRPSLDDTYASVDGLKRTALSSSLRDLSETGKRGRRNSVGSLDSTIEGSIISSPRPHQQRPLPVGGISYNPMMVPTSPAAYRPHRPTQSPGTGVGGGPGLCHNQGGIGTSPLVSGGGAGIGGGMSGGGGPPGAALRGNFFGSRRGKVPGPLTMTSPTPPSPLSPLMISSPPHYPAPAPPIPHPSSPSPCPSPSANHGLDSGGVGGGGGSGGASKLQALHAHYCHGNSGGGGVTGNQQTPPPPYHHHHRYHMQSAPQHQPLTHRYSVPRRQGPSACAPSHVQQHQRIQHGAIQHSRYNIASGFITPPPLSPHSPVTPTTPHGLYHSHPAVGRPGGGGGKLPLTISHSQPHPHAHSHNHAMHTHSPLSPSPSASPSTHFIFSPPPQTPSARLLSQAAQQPYAPQYPPLSSIPPPPPHSPLPPPSAAPLSPHPGAAGGQGGGPKSKPVSRISTVV; the protein is encoded by the exons TGTGGAGGGTGACCCTCAGTGTGCAGAGGCGCTCACTTTTTCAGATCCGTCCTTCGAGCATCCGCCTCCCTTCCATCGCTATAGCAACAGCCCTCTCACCAGTCCCTGCGACCCCtacagctcctcctccagcatcgGACCACTGGgcctctcccacacacacgcacag GGAAGCTCTCCCATCTCCCCACCCAGCCCGGCGAGTCTTGCTTGGGCCCAAAGAACTCGCCATCAGCCGGCCAGTCTGGCGCTCCGcaagcaagaggaggaggagagcaagcGCTGCAAGGCTCTATCTGACAGCTATGAGCTCTCTACAGACCTCCAGGACAAGAAG GTGGAGATGCTGGAGAGGAAGTACGGCGGCCAGTTTGTGTCCCGGCGGGCCGCCAGAATCATCCAGACAGCCTTCAGACGGTACCGCATGAACAAGAACTTTGAGCGGCTTCGCAGCTCCGCGTCAGAAAGCAGGATGACCCGCCGGATCATCCTGTCCAACATGAGGATGCAG TATTCCTTCGATGATCGGCAACCCCACGCTCATGGGTCTGTGGGTCAGCAGGGGTCAGAGGAAGCAGGCGACATGGATGACTCCTTCTCGAAACAG gTGAAGTCGCTCGCAGACTCCATGGATGACTCCCTCACATGCCAGTCCGGACGGGAAGACTCACAAGAAGCAGGcggtgatggagaggaggacgatgaggaggacgaggaggaagaagaagaagaggaggaggaaggagaagaggatgaggaagatgaggaggaagactaCAGACAGTGCACGTGGCGCAACAACGCCCGTCATGTGACGGGACGCGCGGGAGGAGTCGGGAGAGTAGGTATCGGAGGAGGAGCGGCCATGCACGAGGACAGCACCACCACCTCCTTCAGCGATGTCACCCTTTATATGGATGATGGCTGCCTCCCCTCCTCGCCTCTCTCCCGCCCACCGTCCTCACCGCTGTCTCACCCCAACTCCAGCTCTGACACGGAGTACtggggaggaggcggaggagggagagaagacaGCCGAGAGACAGAAGGAGGGAGCAACAACAGCCGAAGGAGCAGCACTCCTTGTACCGAGTGCAGAGGGGAGTACAGAGGGAGAGCTGGCGGGGGCGGAGGAGGGGGGCACCTACCCGTGCTCACCATAGAACCACCTAGTGACAGCTCAGTGGACATGAGTGACAG GTCGGAGCGAGGCTCAATCGGCCGCCTGGTGTACGAACAGGATTCCGCTGGAGtggagcgggagagagagagggagaggaggggaggagaaggagagagcGGAGAGGATGAGAGAGGAGGCGGAGCAGGAAGCAGTGAAGCCGACTCGCCACAGGGAACCATCAAACACAAACCAAACGGCCGCTCGGTGGCCACGGCGCAGGGCCAGACTCGCAGCCCCGCACCCGTCCCCCTGCCCATACCCTCGGCCCGGACACTGCCGTCGCACCCTCTGCCACACCCACTCCAACACACCCACCAACACCCACCACCCATTCCTCACCTACCCAccatcctccaccaccaccctcAGTACAACCAGCCTCACATCATGCACATGCACCACGGCCACGGCGGAGCCTCCTACGGCCAGCACCACTTCACCCAGCACCACTACCACCACCTGCACCACCAACACCACCACCCTTACGCCGAGTCGCCGTCCTCCCCGCTGCCATCACCTGTGCCTCCGCTGACGCCTCTCTCGCCTTTGCCGCCGCCGCTCACGCCCTCCCCgctctcctcctcgtcctccgcGCTCCCCAACATGGAGAGCCAGCAGCAcggccaccaccaccaccacatgcaccaccaccacctgctCTGCTCAGACGGAGACAACGAGAGCGTCAACTCCACCACCACCAACTCCAACGACGACACCACCGTCAACAACTGCAGCTCCGGGTCCTCGTCGCGTGACAGCCTGCGGGAGCCAATCGGAGGAGCCTCGGTGGGGAAGCAGACCTATCAGAGAGAGAGCCACCACAGCTGGGACTCGCCCGCCTTCAACAACGAcgtggtgcagcggcggcagtacCGCATCGGTCTCAACCTGTTTAATAA GAAGCCCGAGAAAGGGATCCAGTACCTGATTGAGCGAGGGTTTGTGTCCGACACGCCGGTGGGAATCGCCAGATTCATTCTGGAGCGGAAAGGCCTGAGCCGACAGATGATCGGCGAGTTCCTAGGCAGCCGGCAGCAGTTTAACAAAGACGTGCTGGA CTGTGTTCTAGATGAGATGGATTTCTCCGGGATGGACCTGGATGATGCACTGAGGAAGTTCCAGGCTCAGATTAAAGTGCAAGGTGAAGCCCAGCGAGTGGAGCGGCTGGTGGAGGCCTTCAG CCAGCGGTACTGCGTCTGTAACCCGGTGCTGATACGGCAGTTCCAGAATCCCGACACCATCTTTATTCTGGCGTTCGCCATCATCCTCCTCAACACCGACATGTACAGTCCAAATGTGAAGccggagaggaagatgaagctGGAGGACTTCATCAAGAACCTTCGAG GTGTGGACAATGGTCAGGATATTCCAAGAGATCTCCTTGTTGCCATCTATGGACGGATCCAGAAGTGGGAGCTGAGGACCAACGATGATCATGTCTCTCAGGTCCAAGCGGTGGAGAGGATGGTGGTGGGCAAGAAGCCG GTTCTGTCGCTGGCTCACCGCAGACTAGTCTGCTGCTGCCAGCTGTTTGAGGTTCCTGATCCAAACCGAGCCCAGAGGAGCAGCGTCCACCAGCGAGAAGTCTTCCTGTTCAACGACCTGCTAATG GTGACCAAAATCttccagaagaagaagacctcCGTCACGTACAGTTTCCGACAATCATTTCCTCTGGTGGACATGCAAGTCCACACATTCCAAAACACCT ACTACCCTCACGGTATCAGACTCACGTCGGCTAAtccaggaggagagaggaaggtgCTGATCATCTTCACGGCACCGAGCCAGCAGGATCGAGCTCGCTTCACCTCGGACCTCAAAGAGAGCATCGCAGAAGTGCAGgacatggagaagtacagagtgGAAT CCGAGCTTGAGAAGCAGAAAGGTGTGATGCGCCCTGGAATGCTGACAGGTGGACCCGGAAGTTGCGGCATCACGGGAGGAGGGACCAGCGCGAGTGGGGGGGCCCTGAAGGGCGACGTGGTGAATGGAACTTTGGGTCGACCGAGCCTTGACGACACGTACGCGTCAGTAGACGGACTGAAACGCACGGCTCTCAGCTCATCGCTGCGGGACCTGTCAGAAACag GGAAGCGAGGTCGTAGGAACAGTGTGGGCTCATTGGACAGTACCATTGAA GGTTCCATCATTAGCAGCCCCCGGCCGCaccagcagcgccccctgcctGTTGGAGGTATTTCCTACAACCCTATGATGGTCCCGACCTCTCCAGCAGCCTACCGGCCACACCGCCCTACTCAGAGCCCCGGTacaggggtggggggtgggccGGGGCTCTGTCACAACCAGGGAGGTATCGGTACTTCCCCTCTCGTGAGCGGGGGAGGGGCTGGGATCGGAGGAGGGATGTCGGGTGGGGGCGGGCCTCCTGGCGCCGCCCTGAGAGGGAACTTCTTCGGCAGCCGCAGAGGCAAAGTTCCTGGTCCCCTGACGATGACGTCACCCACTCCTCCGAGTCCCCTGAGTCCCCTGATGATATCATCCCCCCCACATTATCCCGCCCCCGCACCTCCCATCCCCCACCCATCCTCCCCTTCCCCATGCCCCTCCCCCTCGGCCAACCACGGCCTGGACTCGGGAGGGGTTGGCGGGGGCGGCGGTTCGGGAGGGGCATCCAAACTCCAGGCCTTGCACGCCCACTACTGCCACGGCAACAGTGGCGGAGGCGGAGTTACTGGGAACCAGCAGACTCCGCCCCCACcttaccaccaccaccatcgcTACCACATGCAAAGCGCCCCGCAGCACCAACCCCTCACGCACAGGTACTCAGTCCCTCGGCGGCAGGGACCCTCGGCCTGCGCTCCCTCTCATGTCCAGCAGCACCAGAGGATTCAACATGGCGCCATCCAACACTCCCGCTACAACATCGCCTCGGGCTTCATCACACCGCCGCCATTGTCCCCGCACTCCCCCGTGACTCCTACTACCCCACACGGACTCTACCACTCCCACCCTGCGGTGGGAAGGCCGGGGGGTGGCGGCGGGAAGCTACCGCTGACAATATCGCACTCTCAGCCCCACCCACACGCTCACTCTCACAACCAcgccatgcacacacactccccGCTCAGCCCGTCTCCCTCCGCCTCCCCCTCTACCCACTTCATCTTCTCCCCGCCTCCCCAAACGCCTTCGGCACGCCTCCTCTCCCAGGCAGCCCAACAGCCCTACGCGCCTCAGTATCCGCCCCTCTCCTCCATTCCGCCGCCCCCACCACATTCCCCGTTGCCGCCCCCATCGGCCGCGCCCTTATCGCCGCACCCAGGGGCCGCCGGAGGACAAGGGGGAGGTCCCAAATCCAAACCGGTCAGTCGGATCAGCACGGTTGTTTAA
- the LOC128750129 gene encoding IQ motif and SEC7 domain-containing protein 1-like isoform X4, which translates to MLERKYGGQFVSRRAARIIQTAFRRYRMNKNFERLRSSASESRMTRRIILSNMRMQYSFDDRQPHAHGSVGQQGSEEAGDMDDSFSKQVKSLADSMDDSLTCQSGREDSQEAGGDGEEDDEEDEEEEEEEEEEGEEDEEDEEEDYRQCTWRNNARHVTGRAGGVGRVGIGGGAAMHEDSTTTSFSDVTLYMDDGCLPSSPLSRPPSSPLSHPNSSSDTEYWGGGGGGREDSRETEGGSNNSRRSSTPCTECRGEYRGRAGGGGGGGHLPVLTIEPPSDSSVDMSDRSERGSIGRLVYEQDSAGVERERERERRGGEGESGEDERGGGAGSSEADSPQGTIKHKPNGRSVATAQGQTRSPAPVPLPIPSARTLPSHPLPHPLQHTHQHPPPIPHLPTILHHHPQYNQPHIMHMHHGHGGASYGQHHFTQHHYHHLHHQHHHPYAESPSSPLPSPVPPLTPLSPLPPPLTPSPLSSSSSALPNMESQQHGHHHHHMHHHHLLCSDGDNESVNSTTTNSNDDTTVNNCSSGSSSRDSLREPIGGASVGKQTYQRESHHSWDSPAFNNDVVQRRQYRIGLNLFNKKPEKGIQYLIERGFVSDTPVGIARFILERKGLSRQMIGEFLGSRQQFNKDVLDCVLDEMDFSGMDLDDALRKFQAQIKVQGEAQRVERLVEAFSQRYCVCNPVLIRQFQNPDTIFILAFAIILLNTDMYSPNVKPERKMKLEDFIKNLRGVDNGQDIPRDLLVAIYGRIQKWELRTNDDHVSQVQAVERMVVGKKPVLSLAHRRLVCCCQLFEVPDPNRAQRSSVHQREVFLFNDLLMVTKIFQKKKTSVTYSFRQSFPLVDMQVHTFQNTYYPHGIRLTSANPGGERKVLIIFTAPSQQDRARFTSDLKESIAEVQDMEKYRVESELEKQKGVMRPGMLTGGPGSCGITGGGTSASGGALKGDVVNGTLGRPSLDDTYASVDGLKRTALSSSLRDLSETGKRGRRNSVGSLDSTIEGSIISSPRPHQQRPLPVGGISYNPMMVPTSPAAYRPHRPTQSPGTGVGGGPGLCHNQGGIGTSPLVSGGGAGIGGGMSGGGGPPGAALRGNFFGSRRGKVPGPLTMTSPTPPSPLSPLMISSPPHYPAPAPPIPHPSSPSPCPSPSANHGLDSGGVGGGGGSGGASKLQALHAHYCHGNSGGGGVTGNQQTPPPPYHHHHRYHMQSAPQHQPLTHRYSVPRRQGPSACAPSHVQQHQRIQHGAIQHSRYNIASGFITPPPLSPHSPVTPTTPHGLYHSHPAVGRPGGGGGKLPLTISHSQPHPHAHSHNHAMHTHSPLSPSPSASPSTHFIFSPPPQTPSARLLSQAAQQPYAPQYPPLSSIPPPPPHSPLPPPSAAPLSPHPGAAGGQGGGPKSKPVSRISTVV; encoded by the exons ATGCTGGAGAGGAAGTACGGCGGCCAGTTTGTGTCCCGGCGGGCCGCCAGAATCATCCAGACAGCCTTCAGACGGTACCGCATGAACAAGAACTTTGAGCGGCTTCGCAGCTCCGCGTCAGAAAGCAGGATGACCCGCCGGATCATCCTGTCCAACATGAGGATGCAG TATTCCTTCGATGATCGGCAACCCCACGCTCATGGGTCTGTGGGTCAGCAGGGGTCAGAGGAAGCAGGCGACATGGATGACTCCTTCTCGAAACAG gTGAAGTCGCTCGCAGACTCCATGGATGACTCCCTCACATGCCAGTCCGGACGGGAAGACTCACAAGAAGCAGGcggtgatggagaggaggacgatgaggaggacgaggaggaagaagaagaagaggaggaggaaggagaagaggatgaggaagatgaggaggaagactaCAGACAGTGCACGTGGCGCAACAACGCCCGTCATGTGACGGGACGCGCGGGAGGAGTCGGGAGAGTAGGTATCGGAGGAGGAGCGGCCATGCACGAGGACAGCACCACCACCTCCTTCAGCGATGTCACCCTTTATATGGATGATGGCTGCCTCCCCTCCTCGCCTCTCTCCCGCCCACCGTCCTCACCGCTGTCTCACCCCAACTCCAGCTCTGACACGGAGTACtggggaggaggcggaggagggagagaagacaGCCGAGAGACAGAAGGAGGGAGCAACAACAGCCGAAGGAGCAGCACTCCTTGTACCGAGTGCAGAGGGGAGTACAGAGGGAGAGCTGGCGGGGGCGGAGGAGGGGGGCACCTACCCGTGCTCACCATAGAACCACCTAGTGACAGCTCAGTGGACATGAGTGACAG GTCGGAGCGAGGCTCAATCGGCCGCCTGGTGTACGAACAGGATTCCGCTGGAGtggagcgggagagagagagggagaggaggggaggagaaggagagagcGGAGAGGATGAGAGAGGAGGCGGAGCAGGAAGCAGTGAAGCCGACTCGCCACAGGGAACCATCAAACACAAACCAAACGGCCGCTCGGTGGCCACGGCGCAGGGCCAGACTCGCAGCCCCGCACCCGTCCCCCTGCCCATACCCTCGGCCCGGACACTGCCGTCGCACCCTCTGCCACACCCACTCCAACACACCCACCAACACCCACCACCCATTCCTCACCTACCCAccatcctccaccaccaccctcAGTACAACCAGCCTCACATCATGCACATGCACCACGGCCACGGCGGAGCCTCCTACGGCCAGCACCACTTCACCCAGCACCACTACCACCACCTGCACCACCAACACCACCACCCTTACGCCGAGTCGCCGTCCTCCCCGCTGCCATCACCTGTGCCTCCGCTGACGCCTCTCTCGCCTTTGCCGCCGCCGCTCACGCCCTCCCCgctctcctcctcgtcctccgcGCTCCCCAACATGGAGAGCCAGCAGCAcggccaccaccaccaccacatgcaccaccaccacctgctCTGCTCAGACGGAGACAACGAGAGCGTCAACTCCACCACCACCAACTCCAACGACGACACCACCGTCAACAACTGCAGCTCCGGGTCCTCGTCGCGTGACAGCCTGCGGGAGCCAATCGGAGGAGCCTCGGTGGGGAAGCAGACCTATCAGAGAGAGAGCCACCACAGCTGGGACTCGCCCGCCTTCAACAACGAcgtggtgcagcggcggcagtacCGCATCGGTCTCAACCTGTTTAATAA GAAGCCCGAGAAAGGGATCCAGTACCTGATTGAGCGAGGGTTTGTGTCCGACACGCCGGTGGGAATCGCCAGATTCATTCTGGAGCGGAAAGGCCTGAGCCGACAGATGATCGGCGAGTTCCTAGGCAGCCGGCAGCAGTTTAACAAAGACGTGCTGGA CTGTGTTCTAGATGAGATGGATTTCTCCGGGATGGACCTGGATGATGCACTGAGGAAGTTCCAGGCTCAGATTAAAGTGCAAGGTGAAGCCCAGCGAGTGGAGCGGCTGGTGGAGGCCTTCAG CCAGCGGTACTGCGTCTGTAACCCGGTGCTGATACGGCAGTTCCAGAATCCCGACACCATCTTTATTCTGGCGTTCGCCATCATCCTCCTCAACACCGACATGTACAGTCCAAATGTGAAGccggagaggaagatgaagctGGAGGACTTCATCAAGAACCTTCGAG GTGTGGACAATGGTCAGGATATTCCAAGAGATCTCCTTGTTGCCATCTATGGACGGATCCAGAAGTGGGAGCTGAGGACCAACGATGATCATGTCTCTCAGGTCCAAGCGGTGGAGAGGATGGTGGTGGGCAAGAAGCCG GTTCTGTCGCTGGCTCACCGCAGACTAGTCTGCTGCTGCCAGCTGTTTGAGGTTCCTGATCCAAACCGAGCCCAGAGGAGCAGCGTCCACCAGCGAGAAGTCTTCCTGTTCAACGACCTGCTAATG GTGACCAAAATCttccagaagaagaagacctcCGTCACGTACAGTTTCCGACAATCATTTCCTCTGGTGGACATGCAAGTCCACACATTCCAAAACACCT ACTACCCTCACGGTATCAGACTCACGTCGGCTAAtccaggaggagagaggaaggtgCTGATCATCTTCACGGCACCGAGCCAGCAGGATCGAGCTCGCTTCACCTCGGACCTCAAAGAGAGCATCGCAGAAGTGCAGgacatggagaagtacagagtgGAAT CCGAGCTTGAGAAGCAGAAAGGTGTGATGCGCCCTGGAATGCTGACAGGTGGACCCGGAAGTTGCGGCATCACGGGAGGAGGGACCAGCGCGAGTGGGGGGGCCCTGAAGGGCGACGTGGTGAATGGAACTTTGGGTCGACCGAGCCTTGACGACACGTACGCGTCAGTAGACGGACTGAAACGCACGGCTCTCAGCTCATCGCTGCGGGACCTGTCAGAAACag GGAAGCGAGGTCGTAGGAACAGTGTGGGCTCATTGGACAGTACCATTGAA GGTTCCATCATTAGCAGCCCCCGGCCGCaccagcagcgccccctgcctGTTGGAGGTATTTCCTACAACCCTATGATGGTCCCGACCTCTCCAGCAGCCTACCGGCCACACCGCCCTACTCAGAGCCCCGGTacaggggtggggggtgggccGGGGCTCTGTCACAACCAGGGAGGTATCGGTACTTCCCCTCTCGTGAGCGGGGGAGGGGCTGGGATCGGAGGAGGGATGTCGGGTGGGGGCGGGCCTCCTGGCGCCGCCCTGAGAGGGAACTTCTTCGGCAGCCGCAGAGGCAAAGTTCCTGGTCCCCTGACGATGACGTCACCCACTCCTCCGAGTCCCCTGAGTCCCCTGATGATATCATCCCCCCCACATTATCCCGCCCCCGCACCTCCCATCCCCCACCCATCCTCCCCTTCCCCATGCCCCTCCCCCTCGGCCAACCACGGCCTGGACTCGGGAGGGGTTGGCGGGGGCGGCGGTTCGGGAGGGGCATCCAAACTCCAGGCCTTGCACGCCCACTACTGCCACGGCAACAGTGGCGGAGGCGGAGTTACTGGGAACCAGCAGACTCCGCCCCCACcttaccaccaccaccatcgcTACCACATGCAAAGCGCCCCGCAGCACCAACCCCTCACGCACAGGTACTCAGTCCCTCGGCGGCAGGGACCCTCGGCCTGCGCTCCCTCTCATGTCCAGCAGCACCAGAGGATTCAACATGGCGCCATCCAACACTCCCGCTACAACATCGCCTCGGGCTTCATCACACCGCCGCCATTGTCCCCGCACTCCCCCGTGACTCCTACTACCCCACACGGACTCTACCACTCCCACCCTGCGGTGGGAAGGCCGGGGGGTGGCGGCGGGAAGCTACCGCTGACAATATCGCACTCTCAGCCCCACCCACACGCTCACTCTCACAACCAcgccatgcacacacactccccGCTCAGCCCGTCTCCCTCCGCCTCCCCCTCTACCCACTTCATCTTCTCCCCGCCTCCCCAAACGCCTTCGGCACGCCTCCTCTCCCAGGCAGCCCAACAGCCCTACGCGCCTCAGTATCCGCCCCTCTCCTCCATTCCGCCGCCCCCACCACATTCCCCGTTGCCGCCCCCATCGGCCGCGCCCTTATCGCCGCACCCAGGGGCCGCCGGAGGACAAGGGGGAGGTCCCAAATCCAAACCGGTCAGTCGGATCAGCACGGTTGTTTAA